From Streptomyces sp. CMB-StM0423, a single genomic window includes:
- a CDS encoding nSTAND1 domain-containing NTPase, with the protein MGRREKPVDPSAGPVQRFAYELRKLRAEAGGPTYRQLAARGPYSVTALSQAAAGDRLPSLPVALAYAEACGGDRGEWEWRWRQAAAEDAEQPLQYGDAAPPYRGLARFEPGDRDRFFGRDRLTADLVELVRARRFAAVFGPSGSGKSSLLRAGLVPALQSGGVRGRDGEGAEGAERTERGERGEQAPGEPGGGGGEPVCPPPAALRILTPGEHPARTHADVLDAAPGEGDTYLLVDQFEEVFTLCQDPGERAAFLDRLLAARDPARRLRVVIAVRADFYGRCAEHRPLTEALRDAQLLVGPMSPAELREAVVKPAAAEGLIVERALTARILKDVDGEPGALPLMSHVLLETWHRRRGRSLTEEAYEAAGGVRGAIARTAERVYGELTPPQQQVARRALLRLVSPGEGSQDTRRPAPRAELAEIAAHAGAAGGSGGPAARPGDDPDHLRDDAAADVGYVLERLVEARLLTLDDDIVDLAHEALLTAWPRLRGWIEEDRERMRALRQLTEAAHGWEELDRDPGALYRGSRLAQAEELFADRPQELTGGEAAFLAASRAARGRERRRFRGLLTTLVALVVLALVAGSFAWQQDRAADAEHRRAEARRVAAVAGSLRFTDPVRAMQLSVAAWRLADTPETRGALLGALHQRESDSFALPQDGEPRAQRFLSADGRTVTSVGKDRTERWDVATHRRLDSGPGLGHPVDESDFDVSPDGRTLAVADDDGGLRLRPGRRGEIPGSTGWFGPSGRTYVSNTWSFDGERTHLALYDVRSRKKLFSYETGSGDPGWFSHVSPDDRLVVVCPDSGVPEVWHTGARQRMLRAYPAARDACGADTAALEFTPDSRGIVVMNDSGFRVLDVATGRKRLEVEREGLSEIEFSRDGSLVAAVGPDELIVWRTADASAPVLRHPLVSEYATELRVTPGNRELRYLSGLSGHVVRTVRLDGIAGAGWHERRLEGAAFSPDGGKLVTARRSGARGVFEVRDMRGGRTPQTPPPLPCRVPEGLDPVEDFCIPLMAFSPDGRRLAYALPSVLGDEPERVHVWDTAKGRIVRTLVVTPDPARANPLNSLAYGAGGKLILSRIPDRESLEVWDVSRGERVRRLRDTGGDPLALHPGGKLLATGDDQLVALRGGRVTPRPLAQDGVRSVEFSPDGRFLAAGDDSGRITLWDGEGRRRLGVLPGTYRGMQTGAAEPATALAFSPDGRTLAVAGHSGTLRLWDTASNQSLGGNLPTAGDELLAVSFSPDGSEIYAVGRHTAPRAYPADPERARQAVCARAGGGLSRADWEAYLPGTPYRDTC; encoded by the coding sequence ATGGGGCGGCGCGAGAAGCCCGTGGATCCGTCCGCGGGCCCGGTCCAGCGCTTCGCGTACGAGCTGCGCAAGTTGCGGGCCGAAGCAGGGGGACCGACCTACCGGCAGCTCGCCGCGCGCGGGCCGTACTCGGTGACGGCGCTGTCGCAGGCCGCCGCCGGCGACCGGCTGCCGTCGCTGCCGGTGGCGCTGGCGTACGCGGAAGCCTGCGGCGGCGACCGGGGCGAGTGGGAGTGGCGCTGGCGGCAGGCGGCCGCGGAGGACGCGGAGCAGCCGCTGCAGTACGGCGACGCCGCGCCGCCGTACCGGGGCCTGGCGCGCTTCGAACCGGGCGACCGCGACCGGTTCTTCGGCCGCGACCGGCTCACCGCGGACCTCGTGGAGCTGGTCCGCGCCCGCCGCTTCGCGGCGGTCTTCGGCCCGTCGGGGAGCGGGAAGTCGTCGCTGCTGCGCGCGGGGCTCGTACCGGCGCTGCAGTCGGGGGGCGTACGGGGACGGGACGGCGAGGGTGCGGAGGGGGCGGAGCGGACCGAGCGCGGAGAGCGCGGGGAGCAGGCGCCGGGGGAGCCGGGCGGGGGCGGCGGGGAGCCGGTCTGCCCGCCGCCCGCCGCGCTGCGGATCCTCACGCCCGGCGAGCATCCGGCGCGTACGCACGCCGACGTGCTCGACGCGGCGCCCGGCGAGGGGGACACGTACCTCCTCGTCGACCAGTTCGAGGAGGTCTTCACCCTCTGCCAGGACCCCGGGGAGCGCGCCGCCTTCCTCGACCGCCTCCTCGCCGCCCGCGACCCGGCGCGCCGCCTGCGGGTGGTCATCGCCGTACGGGCGGACTTCTACGGCCGCTGCGCCGAGCACCGCCCGCTGACCGAGGCGCTGCGCGACGCGCAGTTGCTCGTCGGCCCGATGTCGCCCGCGGAGCTGCGCGAGGCGGTGGTCAAGCCCGCGGCGGCGGAGGGCCTGATCGTCGAACGGGCCCTGACGGCGCGCATCCTCAAGGACGTCGACGGCGAACCGGGCGCGCTGCCGCTGATGTCGCACGTGCTGCTGGAGACGTGGCACCGGCGGCGCGGCCGGTCGCTGACGGAGGAGGCGTACGAGGCGGCGGGAGGCGTCCGCGGTGCCATCGCGCGGACGGCGGAGCGGGTCTACGGCGAGCTGACGCCGCCGCAGCAGCAGGTCGCCCGCCGCGCACTGCTCCGCCTGGTCTCGCCCGGCGAGGGCTCCCAGGACACCCGCCGCCCGGCACCGCGGGCGGAGCTGGCGGAGATCGCCGCGCATGCCGGTGCCGCAGGCGGGAGCGGGGGACCGGCGGCGCGCCCCGGTGACGACCCCGACCACCTCCGGGACGATGCCGCCGCCGATGTCGGGTACGTGCTCGAACGGCTCGTCGAGGCCCGGCTGCTGACCCTCGACGACGACATCGTCGACCTCGCCCACGAAGCCCTCCTCACCGCCTGGCCCCGCCTGCGCGGCTGGATCGAGGAGGACCGCGAGCGCATGCGCGCCCTGCGGCAGCTCACCGAGGCCGCCCACGGCTGGGAGGAGCTGGACCGCGATCCCGGGGCGCTGTACCGGGGGAGCCGGCTCGCGCAGGCCGAGGAGTTGTTCGCGGACCGGCCGCAGGAGCTGACCGGCGGCGAGGCCGCCTTCCTCGCCGCCAGCCGGGCCGCCCGCGGCCGGGAGCGGCGGCGGTTCCGCGGCCTGCTCACCACGCTGGTCGCGCTGGTCGTCCTCGCCCTGGTCGCCGGCTCGTTCGCGTGGCAGCAGGACCGCGCCGCCGACGCCGAGCACCGCCGCGCCGAGGCCCGCCGCGTCGCCGCCGTCGCCGGGAGCCTGCGGTTCACCGATCCCGTACGGGCCATGCAGCTCAGCGTCGCCGCCTGGCGGCTCGCCGACACCCCGGAGACCCGCGGCGCCCTGCTCGGCGCGCTGCACCAGCGCGAGTCCGACTCGTTCGCGCTGCCCCAGGACGGCGAGCCGCGCGCGCAGCGCTTCCTCAGCGCCGACGGCCGCACCGTCACCAGCGTCGGCAAGGACCGCACCGAGCGCTGGGACGTCGCCACCCACCGCCGGCTCGACTCGGGGCCCGGCCTCGGCCACCCCGTCGACGAATCCGACTTCGACGTCTCACCCGACGGCCGCACCCTGGCCGTCGCCGACGACGACGGCGGCCTGCGGCTGCGCCCCGGCCGCCGCGGTGAAATCCCCGGCTCGACGGGCTGGTTCGGCCCCAGCGGCCGGACATACGTGTCGAACACCTGGTCCTTCGACGGCGAGCGGACGCATCTCGCGCTCTACGACGTACGCAGCCGCAAGAAGCTCTTCTCCTACGAGACGGGCAGCGGCGACCCCGGCTGGTTCAGCCATGTCAGCCCCGACGACCGGCTCGTCGTCGTGTGCCCGGACAGCGGCGTGCCCGAGGTGTGGCACACGGGCGCGCGGCAGCGCATGCTGCGCGCGTACCCCGCCGCCCGCGACGCCTGCGGCGCCGACACGGCGGCGCTGGAGTTCACGCCCGACAGCCGCGGGATCGTCGTGATGAACGACTCCGGCTTCCGCGTGCTGGACGTGGCGACGGGGCGGAAGCGGCTGGAGGTGGAGCGCGAGGGGCTGTCGGAGATCGAGTTCAGCCGGGACGGCTCGCTGGTCGCCGCCGTGGGCCCGGACGAGCTGATCGTGTGGCGCACGGCCGACGCCTCGGCGCCGGTGCTGCGCCATCCGCTGGTCAGCGAGTACGCGACGGAGCTGCGGGTGACGCCGGGCAACAGGGAGCTGCGGTATCTCAGCGGCCTGTCCGGGCACGTGGTGCGTACCGTGCGGCTGGACGGCATCGCGGGCGCCGGCTGGCACGAACGGCGGCTGGAAGGCGCGGCGTTCAGCCCGGACGGCGGCAAGCTGGTCACCGCCCGCCGCTCGGGGGCGCGCGGCGTCTTCGAGGTGCGCGACATGCGCGGCGGCCGGACGCCGCAGACGCCGCCCCCGCTGCCCTGCCGGGTGCCGGAGGGGCTGGATCCGGTCGAGGACTTCTGCATTCCGCTGATGGCGTTCAGCCCGGACGGCCGGCGGCTGGCGTACGCGCTGCCGAGCGTGCTGGGCGACGAGCCGGAGCGGGTGCACGTGTGGGACACGGCGAAGGGCCGGATCGTACGGACGCTGGTCGTCACCCCGGATCCGGCGCGGGCCAACCCGCTGAACAGCCTGGCGTACGGCGCGGGCGGCAAGCTGATCCTCTCCCGGATACCCGACCGGGAGTCCCTGGAGGTGTGGGACGTCTCGCGCGGCGAGCGCGTGCGGCGGCTGCGCGACACCGGCGGCGATCCGCTGGCCCTGCACCCCGGTGGCAAGTTGCTGGCCACGGGCGACGACCAGCTCGTCGCGCTGCGCGGGGGCCGGGTGACGCCGCGGCCGCTGGCGCAGGACGGGGTGCGCTCCGTGGAGTTCAGCCCGGACGGCCGCTTCCTCGCCGCGGGCGACGACTCCGGCCGCATCACGCTGTGGGACGGCGAGGGCCGGCGCCGCCTCGGGGTGCTGCCCGGTACGTACCGGGGGATGCAGACGGGCGCCGCGGAGCCGGCGACGGCGCTGGCGTTCTCGCCGGACGGGCGCACGCTGGCGGTCGCGGGGCACTCGGGGACGCTGCGGCTGTGGGACACCGCGTCGAACCAGTCGCTGGGCGGCAATCTGCCGACCGCGGGCGACGAACTGCTGGCGGTCTCCTTCAGCCCCGACGGCAGCGAGATCTACGCGGTCGGGCGGCACACCGCGCCGCGCGCCTACCCGGCGGATCCGGAGCGGGCGCGGCAGGCGGTGTGCGCCCGCGCGGGCGGTGGTCTGTCGCGGGCCGACTGGGAGGCGTACCTGCCGGGGACGCCGTACCGGGACACCTGCTGA
- the sucB gene encoding 2-oxoglutarate dehydrogenase, E2 component, dihydrolipoamide succinyltransferase yields MAVSVTLPALGESVTEGTVTRWLKAEGESVEADEPLLEVSTDKVDTEIPSPAAGVLSSIKVAEDETVEIGAELAVIDDGTGGAAAAPAPAAAQAAAPAAAPAAAPAPEPAQAPAPPQAQAPAPAEAAPAPAPAAPPQPAQAAGGAQGTDVTLPELGESVTEGTVTRWLKQVGEQVEADEPLLEISTDKVDTEIPSPASGTLLEIVVQEDETAEVGAKLAVIGSGAAAPAAAAPAAPAAPAPAPAAPAPAAAAPAPAAAPAPAPAPAPAQPAPPPPPPAQPAPAPTPAPAAPAPAAAAPAPVPAAEGAYVTPLVRKLAAESGVDLAAVKGSGVGGRIRKQDVVAAAEQAARAAASAPAAATAAPSAGRPAAPVLEASPLRGQTVKMPRIRKLIGDNMMRALHEQAQLSTVVEVDVTRIMRMRARAKDAFAQREGVKLSPMPFFVKAAVQALKAHPVVNARINEDEGTISYFDTENVGIAVDTEKGLMTPVIKGAGDLNIAGIARKTAELADKVRNNKITPDEVSGATFTISNTGSRGALFDTIIVPPNQVAILGLGATVKRPTVVDHPELGETIAVRHMTYLTLSYDHRLVDGADAARYLGAVKGLLEAGEFESEIGL; encoded by the coding sequence ATGGCGGTTTCCGTAACCCTGCCGGCGCTCGGTGAGAGCGTCACCGAGGGCACCGTCACGCGCTGGCTCAAGGCCGAGGGCGAGAGCGTCGAGGCCGACGAGCCGTTGCTCGAGGTCTCCACCGACAAGGTCGACACCGAGATCCCCTCCCCCGCTGCCGGAGTGCTGTCCTCCATCAAGGTGGCCGAGGACGAGACCGTCGAGATCGGCGCAGAACTGGCCGTGATCGACGACGGTACGGGCGGCGCCGCGGCGGCGCCCGCGCCGGCCGCAGCGCAGGCCGCGGCCCCCGCGGCCGCGCCCGCCGCCGCACCGGCTCCGGAGCCCGCCCAGGCCCCGGCTCCGCCGCAGGCCCAGGCTCCGGCGCCGGCCGAGGCCGCACCCGCGCCCGCGCCCGCGGCGCCCCCGCAGCCCGCGCAGGCCGCGGGCGGCGCTCAGGGCACCGACGTCACGCTGCCCGAGCTGGGCGAGTCGGTCACCGAAGGCACCGTGACCCGCTGGCTGAAGCAGGTCGGCGAGCAGGTCGAGGCCGACGAGCCGCTGCTGGAGATCTCCACCGACAAGGTCGACACCGAGATCCCCTCACCGGCGTCCGGCACGCTGCTGGAGATCGTGGTCCAGGAGGACGAGACGGCGGAGGTCGGCGCGAAGCTGGCGGTCATCGGCAGCGGCGCGGCCGCTCCGGCGGCTGCCGCACCCGCCGCTCCGGCAGCTCCGGCTCCCGCTCCGGCGGCGCCCGCACCTGCCGCCGCGGCACCCGCCCCGGCCGCGGCTCCGGCTCCCGCTCCGGCGCCCGCACCGGCACAGCCGGCCCCGCCCCCGCCGCCGCCGGCCCAGCCCGCCCCGGCGCCCACCCCGGCACCGGCCGCTCCGGCTCCCGCCGCCGCGGCTCCGGCGCCCGTACCCGCCGCCGAGGGCGCGTACGTCACCCCCCTGGTGCGCAAGCTCGCCGCCGAGTCCGGCGTCGACCTGGCCGCCGTCAAGGGCTCCGGCGTCGGCGGCCGGATCCGCAAGCAGGACGTCGTCGCCGCCGCCGAGCAGGCCGCCCGCGCCGCCGCCTCCGCCCCGGCCGCCGCCACCGCGGCGCCGTCGGCGGGCCGGCCCGCGGCGCCCGTGCTGGAGGCGTCGCCGCTGCGCGGCCAGACCGTGAAGATGCCGCGCATCCGCAAGCTCATCGGCGACAACATGATGCGCGCCCTGCACGAGCAGGCCCAGTTGTCCACCGTGGTCGAGGTGGACGTCACCCGCATCATGCGGATGCGGGCCCGGGCCAAGGACGCGTTCGCCCAGCGCGAGGGCGTGAAGCTCTCGCCGATGCCGTTCTTCGTCAAGGCCGCCGTCCAGGCGCTGAAGGCCCACCCGGTCGTCAACGCCCGTATCAACGAGGACGAGGGCACGATCAGCTACTTCGACACCGAGAACGTCGGTATCGCGGTGGACACGGAGAAGGGCCTGATGACCCCGGTCATCAAGGGCGCGGGCGACCTCAACATCGCCGGCATCGCCAGGAAGACGGCGGAGCTGGCGGACAAGGTCCGCAACAACAAGATCACCCCGGACGAGGTGTCCGGCGCGACCTTCACCATCAGCAACACCGGTTCGCGCGGCGCGCTGTTCGACACGATCATCGTGCCGCCGAACCAGGTCGCCATCCTGGGCCTCGGCGCCACCGTCAAGCGTCCGACGGTCGTCGACCACCCGGAGCTGGGCGAGACGATCGCCGTGCGGCACATGACGTATCTGACGCTCTCCTACGACCACCGCCTGGTGGACGGCGCCGACGCCGCCCGCTACCTGGGGGCGGTCAAGGGCCTGCTGGAGGCGGGCGAGTTCGAGAGCGAGATCGGCCTGTGA
- the lpdA gene encoding dihydrolipoyl dehydrogenase has protein sequence MANDASTVFDLVILGGGSGGYAAALRGAQLGLDVALIEKDKVGGTCLHRGCIPTKALLHAGELADQAREGASFGVNTSLDGIDMAGVHKYKDGVVAGLYKGLQGLIASRKVTVVEGEGRLSSPTSVDVNGQRYTGRHVLLATGSYSKSLPGLEIDGNRIIASEHALTLDRVPKSAIVLGGGVIGVEFASAWKSFGADVTIIEGLKHLVPAEDENSSKLLERAFRKRGIKFNLGTFFEKAEYTQDGVKVTLVDSKEFEAELLLVAVGRGPVSQGLGYEEQGVAMDRGFVLTDPYKRTNVPTISAVGDLTPVLQLAHVGFGEGILIAERLAGLDVVPIDYDGVPRVTYCHPEVASVGITEEKAKEKYGADKVVALKYNLGGNGKSKILKTSGEIKLVQVKDGPVVGVHMVGDRMGEQVGEAQLIYNWEALPAEVAQLVHAHPTQNEALGEAHLALAGKPLHAHD, from the coding sequence GTGGCGAACGACGCCAGCACCGTTTTCGACCTGGTGATCCTCGGAGGCGGCAGCGGTGGCTATGCCGCCGCCCTGCGAGGCGCTCAGCTTGGTCTTGACGTCGCCCTGATCGAGAAGGACAAGGTGGGCGGCACCTGCCTGCACCGAGGATGCATCCCGACGAAGGCGCTGCTGCACGCCGGGGAGCTCGCCGACCAGGCGCGCGAAGGCGCATCCTTCGGAGTGAACACCTCGCTCGACGGCATCGACATGGCCGGCGTGCACAAGTACAAGGACGGCGTGGTCGCCGGCCTCTACAAGGGGCTGCAGGGACTCATCGCCTCCCGCAAGGTCACCGTCGTGGAGGGCGAGGGCCGGCTGTCCTCGCCGACCTCGGTGGACGTGAACGGCCAGCGGTACACCGGGCGGCACGTGCTGCTCGCCACCGGTTCGTACTCGAAGTCCCTGCCGGGCCTGGAGATCGACGGCAACCGCATCATCGCCTCGGAGCACGCGCTGACCCTGGACCGGGTCCCGAAGTCGGCGATCGTGCTGGGCGGCGGCGTCATCGGCGTGGAGTTCGCCTCCGCGTGGAAGTCCTTCGGCGCCGACGTGACGATCATCGAGGGCCTCAAGCACCTGGTCCCGGCCGAGGACGAGAACAGCTCCAAGCTGCTGGAGCGGGCCTTCCGCAAGCGCGGCATCAAGTTCAACCTGGGCACCTTCTTCGAGAAGGCGGAGTACACCCAGGACGGCGTCAAGGTCACCCTCGTCGACAGCAAGGAGTTCGAGGCCGAGCTGCTGCTGGTCGCGGTCGGCCGCGGCCCGGTATCGCAGGGCCTGGGCTACGAGGAGCAGGGCGTGGCCATGGACCGCGGCTTCGTCCTGACGGACCCGTACAAGCGCACCAACGTGCCCACGATCTCCGCCGTCGGCGACCTGACCCCGGTCCTCCAGCTCGCGCACGTCGGCTTCGGCGAGGGCATCCTCATCGCGGAGCGGCTGGCCGGGCTCGACGTGGTGCCGATCGACTACGACGGCGTGCCGCGGGTGACGTACTGCCACCCGGAGGTCGCGTCCGTCGGCATCACGGAGGAGAAGGCGAAGGAGAAGTACGGTGCCGACAAGGTCGTGGCGCTGAAGTACAACCTGGGGGGCAACGGCAAGAGCAAGATCCTCAAGACCTCGGGCGAGATCAAGCTCGTCCAGGTCAAGGACGGCCCCGTGGTCGGCGTGCACATGGTCGGCGACCGCATGGGCGAGCAGGTCGGTGAGGCGCAGCTCATCTACAACTGGGAGGCGCTGCCGGCCGAGGTGGCCCAGCTCGTCCACGCGCACCCGACGCAGAACGAAGCGCTCGGCGAGGCCCATCTGGCGCTGGCCGGCAAGCCGCTCCACGCTCACGACTGA
- a CDS encoding leucyl aminopeptidase: MTALTLSSSSATGLRADAVVVGVAKGPKGPVPAPGAEAVDEAYGGKLGAVLEALGASGGEGEITKLPAPDGLKAPVVVAVGLGAVPEKGVGYDTETLRRAAGSAARALAGAKKAAFALPLDVADDTAAVAEGALLGAYAFNAYRDGGAAADDKDDKGAKGTKGGKAAKGKANGGAKAALAEIALLGGKRDKAHRAAVERAAVLADEVNRARDLINIPSNDLDPTGFAAAAQQAGKEHGFKVTVTDEKALAKGGYGGLLGVGQGSQTPPRLVRLEHRHPKAEQTIALVGKGITYDSGGISLKPAGHNETMKCDMSGAAAVLAAVSAAARLELPVNVTGWLALAENMPSGSATRPGDVLRMYSGKTVEVLNTDAEGRLVLADALTKASEEKPDYMIDVATLTGAMVLALGNRTFGIMANDDAFRTRIHVLAEAAGEQSWPMPMPPELKKGMESPIADIANMGERMGGGLVAGLFLEEFVGEGITWAHLDIAGPAFNTSGPFGYTPKGGTGSAVRTLVAIAEEAAHGDLV, from the coding sequence GTGACTGCTCTGACTCTCAGTTCCTCGTCCGCCACCGGCCTGCGTGCGGACGCCGTCGTCGTGGGCGTGGCCAAGGGCCCGAAGGGGCCCGTGCCGGCCCCCGGCGCCGAGGCCGTCGACGAGGCGTACGGCGGGAAGCTGGGCGCCGTGCTGGAAGCCCTCGGGGCATCCGGCGGCGAGGGCGAGATCACGAAGCTGCCCGCCCCCGACGGCCTCAAGGCGCCCGTCGTCGTCGCCGTCGGCCTCGGCGCCGTGCCCGAGAAGGGTGTCGGCTACGACACGGAGACCCTGCGCCGCGCCGCGGGCAGCGCCGCCCGCGCGCTGGCCGGCGCGAAGAAGGCCGCGTTCGCGCTGCCGCTGGACGTCGCCGACGACACCGCCGCCGTGGCGGAGGGCGCGCTGCTGGGCGCGTACGCCTTCAACGCCTACCGCGACGGCGGCGCGGCCGCCGACGACAAGGACGACAAGGGTGCCAAGGGCACCAAGGGCGGCAAGGCCGCGAAGGGCAAGGCGAACGGCGGCGCCAAGGCCGCGCTCGCCGAGATCGCCCTCCTCGGCGGCAAGCGCGACAAGGCCCACCGCGCCGCCGTCGAGCGCGCCGCCGTGCTCGCCGACGAGGTCAACCGGGCCCGCGACCTGATCAACATCCCGTCCAACGACCTGGACCCCACCGGCTTCGCCGCCGCCGCCCAGCAGGCCGGCAAGGAGCACGGCTTCAAGGTCACGGTGACCGACGAGAAGGCGCTCGCCAAGGGCGGCTACGGCGGCCTGCTCGGTGTCGGCCAGGGCTCGCAGACCCCGCCCCGGCTGGTCCGCCTGGAGCACCGGCACCCGAAGGCCGAGCAGACGATCGCGCTGGTCGGCAAGGGCATCACGTACGACTCGGGCGGCATCTCGCTCAAGCCCGCGGGCCACAACGAGACGATGAAGTGCGACATGAGCGGCGCCGCGGCCGTGCTCGCCGCCGTCTCCGCCGCCGCCCGGCTGGAGCTGCCGGTGAACGTCACCGGCTGGCTGGCGCTCGCCGAGAACATGCCCTCCGGCTCCGCCACCCGCCCGGGCGACGTGCTGCGGATGTACAGCGGCAAGACCGTCGAGGTGCTGAACACCGACGCCGAGGGCCGGCTGGTCCTCGCGGACGCGCTGACGAAGGCGTCGGAGGAGAAGCCCGACTACATGATCGACGTGGCGACCCTCACCGGCGCCATGGTGCTGGCGCTGGGCAACCGCACCTTCGGGATCATGGCCAACGACGACGCCTTCAGGACCCGGATCCACGTCCTCGCCGAGGCGGCGGGCGAGCAGTCCTGGCCGATGCCGATGCCGCCGGAGCTGAAGAAGGGCATGGAGTCCCCGATCGCCGACATCGCCAACATGGGCGAGCGGATGGGCGGCGGGCTGGTGGCAGGGCTCTTCCTGGAGGAGTTCGTCGGCGAGGGCATCACCTGGGCGCACCTGGACATCGCGGGCCCGGCCTTCAACACCTCGGGGCCTTTCGGCTACACCCCGAAGGGCGGCACCGGATCCGCGGTCCGCACGCTGGTCGCGATCGCCGAGGAGGCGGCGCACGGCGACCTGGTCTGA
- a CDS encoding adenosylcobinamide-GDP ribazoletransferase, which translates to MRFAFGTLTALPVRVHRWDRAAARGGMVAAPLVGLVLGALAAGAGWLLLLAGAGAAVAAVVTVAVPAVLTRGLHLDGLADTADGLGSGRPAAGALAVMRRSDIGPFGVITLLLVLLGQVAAVAELYGDGSRIRAAVAVTAAAVAARAALTLAARTGVPPARPEGLGAAVAGVLSVRTAVACTAVAAAVLAAAAGLLSGPYAALHTALAVAAGLAAAELLRHHCVRRLGGVTGDVFGALAETAATAALIAAVLGPA; encoded by the coding sequence CTGCGGTTTGCCTTCGGGACCCTCACCGCTCTGCCCGTGCGCGTGCACCGCTGGGACCGTGCCGCCGCGCGCGGCGGCATGGTCGCCGCGCCCCTCGTCGGGCTCGTGCTCGGTGCACTGGCCGCCGGGGCCGGTTGGCTGCTGCTGCTCGCGGGGGCCGGGGCGGCCGTCGCCGCCGTGGTCACCGTCGCCGTGCCGGCCGTGCTGACGCGCGGGCTGCATCTCGACGGGCTCGCCGACACCGCCGACGGGCTGGGCAGCGGACGGCCCGCGGCCGGGGCACTGGCGGTCATGCGGCGCTCCGACATCGGCCCGTTCGGCGTGATCACGCTGCTGCTGGTGCTGCTCGGGCAGGTCGCCGCGGTGGCCGAGTTGTACGGCGACGGCTCCAGGATCCGCGCCGCGGTCGCCGTCACCGCCGCCGCCGTCGCCGCCCGCGCGGCCCTCACCCTCGCCGCCCGCACCGGTGTGCCGCCCGCCCGTCCCGAGGGGCTGGGCGCCGCGGTGGCGGGGGTGCTGTCCGTTCGTACGGCCGTCGCCTGCACGGCGGTTGCCGCCGCCGTCCTCGCCGCGGCGGCCGGGCTCCTCTCCGGCCCGTACGCGGCGCTGCACACCGCGCTCGCAGTCGCCGCGGGACTGGCCGCCGCCGAACTGCTGCGGCACCACTGCGTACGGCGCCTCGGCGGGGTCACCGGCGACGTCTTCGGCGCGCTCGCCGAGACCGCCGCGACCGCCGCCCTGATCGCCGCCGTCCTGGGCCCCGCCTAG
- a CDS encoding nicotinate-nucleotide--dimethylbenzimidazole phosphoribosyltransferase yields the protein MSGLNLDDFINDIDRPDSAIRRDAEEWRATHGPRPGALGRLDDLGEWLTAAQGGVPAKPVAAARLVLFAGDHGVAELDVSGRAAGTADALARAALDGRSASAILARRFGAGLRVVDMALDCDPESLPKEVTRHRVRRGSGRIDVEDALTAEEAEEAFRAGMAVADEEADSGTDLLLLGDLSVGGTTAAGAIVAALCGTDASVVTGRGGAGIDDLAWMRKCAAIRDALRRARPVLGDQLQLLATVGGADLTAMTGFLLQAAVRRTPVVLDGVVSAAAALVAQRVAFRAPDWWLAGQASGEPAQEKALDRIAIDPLLDHGVTTGEGAGALLALPFLQAAAELWADLPENTAGQDTAAEEAVDDIT from the coding sequence GTGAGCGGCCTGAATCTGGACGACTTCATCAACGACATCGACCGCCCCGACTCGGCCATCCGCCGGGATGCCGAGGAGTGGCGGGCGACCCACGGCCCGCGCCCCGGCGCCCTCGGCCGCCTGGACGACCTCGGCGAGTGGCTGACCGCGGCGCAGGGCGGCGTGCCGGCCAAGCCGGTCGCGGCGGCGCGCCTGGTGCTCTTCGCCGGCGACCACGGCGTCGCCGAGCTGGACGTCTCGGGCCGCGCCGCGGGCACGGCCGACGCGCTGGCCCGCGCCGCACTCGACGGCCGGAGCGCCTCGGCGATCCTCGCCCGCCGCTTCGGCGCCGGGCTGCGGGTCGTCGACATGGCGCTCGACTGCGACCCGGAGTCGCTGCCGAAGGAGGTCACCCGCCATCGCGTACGCCGCGGGTCCGGCCGTATCGACGTCGAGGACGCGCTGACGGCGGAGGAGGCCGAGGAGGCGTTCCGGGCCGGGATGGCGGTCGCGGACGAGGAGGCCGACTCCGGTACGGACCTGCTGCTCCTCGGCGACCTCAGCGTCGGCGGCACCACGGCGGCGGGCGCGATCGTCGCGGCCCTCTGCGGCACCGACGCCTCCGTGGTCACCGGCCGCGGCGGCGCGGGCATCGACGACCTGGCCTGGATGCGCAAGTGCGCCGCGATCCGCGACGCGCTGCGCCGCGCCCGGCCGGTGCTGGGCGACCAGTTGCAGTTGCTCGCCACGGTCGGCGGCGCGGACCTCACCGCGATGACGGGCTTCCTGCTGCAGGCGGCGGTACGCCGCACGCCGGTGGTGCTCGACGGGGTGGTCTCGGCGGCGGCCGCGCTGGTCGCGCAGCGGGTGGCGTTCCGGGCGCCGGACTGGTGGCTGGCCGGCCAGGCGAGCGGTGAGCCGGCGCAGGAGAAGGCGCTGGACCGCATCGCGATCGACCCGCTGCTCGACCACGGGGTGACGACGGGCGAGGGCGCGGGCGCCCTGCTGGCCCTGCCGTTCCTCCAGGCGGCGGCGGAACTGTGGGCGGACCTGCCGGAGAACACCGCGGGCCAGGACACCGCGGCCGAGGAAGCGGTTGACGACATCACCTGA